A single window of Aphidius gifuensis isolate YNYX2018 linkage group LG1, ASM1490517v1, whole genome shotgun sequence DNA harbors:
- the LOC122853354 gene encoding glutamate synthase [NADH] isoform X3, with amino-acid sequence MSSGDPWSLPVKQGLYDPTLEKDACGVGFIVAIDGKRSHKIVRDAEKLSARMNHRGACACDNDTGDGAGVLCAIPHDYYAAEIREKAGIELPEYGKYATGILFLDKKTHAETEAAFEKIAIECNLRVIYWRDVPTDNSQIGQVAKKCEPYMRQVFVTGDQETTDLLKRQVFVLRKRSSHLIPKPGLRFYLCSLSHKIVVYKGQFTPDQLWLYFIDLKCPKFETFLALVHTRFSTNTFPSWERAQPLRMLAHNGEINTLRGNVNAMKAREGVMKSDIYGDKLKELYPVVEPNLSDSGSADCVLEFLVNAGQRTLPEAVMTMVPEAWQNDLTMATEKREFYHWAACSMEPWDGPALLTFTDGRYVGAILDRNGLRPSRFYVTKDNMMVMASEVGVFDTPPSNVVLKSRLKPGRMLLVDTEEKQIIQDVELKLQIARSRPHSKWLKEQMITMEDLRAAHEANIESNGNVQNGHSNGIVVKNGASPIISPMDAMDRTWGGDKRLALYGYTIETINMLLLPMIQTKKEALGSMGNDGPLACLSQFQPLIYEYFKQLFAQVTNPPIDPFREKIIMSLLCPIGPESNILEPNERQVHRLFLTNPILSLNDLDVMKNTNYRGWKTKVIDITYQRREGQNALVPTLDRINNEANEAAKAGYQLIVLSDRLGGPDRVPISSILALGSTHHYLIEERQRMKVGLIVETAEAREVHHICVLLGYGADAICPYLVFELAKRLRDEGVLGEEFTDEIMFKNYAEAMERGILKVMAKMGISTLQSYKSAQIFEAVGLADEVIEKCFKGTPSRIGGVNFDILTKEAYCRHALTYYDQSVDTLVLRNPGIFHWRAGGEKHINDPVSIANLQESVSSKNQNAYENYRKSTMEAIKNCTLRGQLELCKDKKPVPIEEVEASSDIVKRFVTGAMSFGSISLEAHSTLAIAMNKIGGKSNTGEGGENADRYLNQDPDFNKRSSIKQIASGRFGVTSSYLANADDLQIKMAQGAKPGEGGELPGYKVTPDIAATRHSVPGVGLISPPPHHDIYSIEDLAELIYDLKCANPNARISVKLVSEVGVGVVASGVAKGKAEHVVISGHDGGTGASSWTGIKSAGLPWELGVAETHQILTLNNLRSRMIVQADGQLRTGFDVIVAALLGADEFGFSTAPLIAMGCTMMRKCHLNTCPVGIATQDPILRKKFEGKPEHVINFFFMLAEEIRGHMANLGIRKFQDLIGRTDLLKVRDDINIEKAKLLDLANVLRSALELRPGVNIKGGSVKQDFQLENRPDNVLIEEAKLIINGKQKIVNIEMTINNETRAFGSTLSYYISKECGEIGLPDKSINIKLKGSAGQSFCAFLTNGIHVTLEGDANDYVGKGLCGGEIVIYPPKESEFNSEANVIVGNVCLYGATSGKAYFRGIAAERFSVRNSGAIVVVEGVGDHGCEYMTGGCAVILGLTGRNFAAGMSGGIAYVLDVDGSFKSKCNPETVELLSLDKPQDIDYVKSLLEEFVEKTDSLIAKELLETWPEPTTRFVKVFPYEYQRALELAEENLKNNNNITNGNGNGNGNGIINGDNESPIKDIEESIEDAELAQRKLDKIKGFMKYKRHTANYRPVEQRLDDWNEIYNFQGVRKGLKVQAARCMECGVPFCQSSHGCPLGNIIPKWNDLIFHSNWQEALNQLLQTNNFPEFTGRVCPAPCEGACVLGISEPPVTIKNIECAIIDHAYEQGWIIPRPPLSRTGKCIAIIGSGPAGLAAAHQLNKAGHVVHVYERNDRIGGLLQYGIPTMKLSKQVVQRRVSLMAAEGIIFKTGIDIGKTIKIEQLKNEFDAVLLCTGATWPRDLPIPGRNLDGIHFAVSFLEHWQKKQMGNDAPLDMKLMAKDKNVIIIGGGDTGCDCIATSLRQGAKNITTFEILPEPPIKRSNENPWPQFPRVFKVDYGHEEVKLRFGEDPRQFSTLSKEFLNDGNGHVSGIKTVTVEWTKDEAGRWKMTEIEGSEKIYKCDLVLLAMGFLGPEKYIADELKTKMDGRGNYETSVGKYSTSVDGIYAAGDCRRGQSLVVWAISEGRQAACEIDQALMGRTTLPGPGGIIANVLT; translated from the exons ATGAGCTCTGGTGATCCTTGGTCGCTCCCGGTAAAGCAGGGTCTTTATGACCCAACTCTTGAGAAGGATGCATGTGGTGTTGGATTTATTGTTGCAATTGATGGCAAAAGATCACACAAG atTGTCAGAGATGCTGAAAAATTATCAGCTCGTATGAATCACAGAGGTGCTTGTGCATGTGACAATGATACTGGTGATGGTGCTGGAGTACTTTGCGCAATACCACATGATTATTATGCTGCTGAAATACG tGAAAAAGCAGGCATTGAACTGCcagaatatggaaaatatgcaactggaattttatttttggataaaaaaacTCATGCTGAAACAGAAGcagcatttgaaaaaattgctaTTGAGTGTAATTTGAGA gTAATTTATTGGCGTGATGTGCCAACAGACAATTCTCAAATTGGCCAAGTAGCAAAAAAATGTGAACCATATATGCGTCAAGTATTTGTAACTGGTGATCAAGAAACAACTGATTTATTAAAACGTCAAGTATTTGTTTTACGTAAACGTTCATCTCATTTAATTCCAAAACCTGGTTTACGTTTTTATTTATGCTCATTATCacataaaattgttgtttataaagGACAATTTACACCTGATCAATTGtggttatattttattgatttaaaatgtcCAAAATTTGAAACATTTTTAGCACTTGTTCATACACgtttttcaacaaatacatTTCCAAGTTGGGAAAGAGCACAACCATTACGTATGCTTGCTCATAATGGTGAAATTAATACATTAAGAGGTAATGTTAATGCAATGAAAGCACGTGAGGGTGTTATGAAAAGTGATATTTATGGTGATAAACTTAAAGAATTATATCCAGTTGTTGAGCCAAATTTATCTGATTCTGGTTCAGCTGATTGTGTACTTGAATTTCTTGTTAACGCTGGACAACGTACATTGCCAGAG gcTGTTATGACAATGGTACCAGAAGCATGGCAAAATGATTTAACAATGGCAACAGAAAAACGTGAATTTTATCATTGGGCTGCATGTTCAATGGAACCTTGGGATGGTCCAGCTTTATTAACATTCACCGATGGACGTTATGTTGGAGCAATACTCGACAG AAATGGCCTCCGCCCATCGCGTTTCTACGTCACTAAGGATAATATGATGGTGATGGCGTCTGAAGTGGGCGTCTTTGACACTCCGCCCAGCAATGTTGTCCTGAAG agTCGTTTGAAGCCTGGTAGAATGCTGCTTGTTGATACTGAAGAGAAACAAATAATCCAAGATGTTGAGCTCAAATTACAAATTGCTAGAAGTCGTCCACATTCAAAATGGCTCAAGGAGCAg ATG ATTACAATGGAGGATTTACGTGCTGCTCATGAAGCTAATATCGAGTCAAATGGCAACGTTCAAAATGGCCACAGTAATGGTATCGTGGTTAAAAATGGAGCCAGTCCAATAATAAGTCCAATGGATGCAATGGATCGTACTTGGGGTGGTGATAAACGTCTTGCATTGTATGGTTATACAATTGAAACTATCAATATGTTACTTTTACCAATGATTCAAACCAA AAAAGAAGCACTTGGATCAATGGGAAATGATGGTCCATTGGCATGTCTATCACAATTTCAACCATTAATATATGagtattttaaacaattatttgctCAAGTTACAAATCCACCAATTGATCCatttagagaaaaaattattatgtcatTATTATGTCCAATTGGACCAGAGAGTAATATACTTGAACCAAATGAACGACAAGTtcatagattatttttaacaaatccaatattatcattaaatgatCTTGATgttatgaaaaatacaaattatcgTGGATGGAAAACAAAAGTTATTGATATAACATATCAAAGAAGAGAAGGACAAAATGCACTTGTTCCAACACTTGATCGTATTAATAATGAAGCTAATGAAGCAGCTAAAGCTGGttatcaattaattgtattatctGATCGTCTTGGTGGACCAGATAGAGTACCAATAAGTTCAATATTAGCACTTGGTTCAACACATCATTATCTTATTGAAGAACGTCAACGTATGAAAGTTGGTCTTATTGTTGAAACAGCTGAAGCACGTGAAGTACATCATATATGTGTTTTACTTGGTTATGGTGCTGATGCTATTTGTCCATATCTTGTATTTGAACTTGCTAAACGTTTACGTGATGAAGGAGTTTTAGGTGAAGAATTTACTGAtgaaataatgtttaaaaattatgctGAAGCTATGGAACGTGGTATATTAAAAGTTATGGCTAAAATGGGAATATCAACATTACAATCATACAAAAGTGCACAAATATTTGAAGCTGTTGGTCTTGCTGATGaagttattgaaaaatgtttcaag GGAACACCGTCGAGAATTGGTGgtgttaattttgatatattaacaaaagaaGCATACTGTCGTCATGCATTAACATATTATGATCAATCAGTTGATACACTTGTACTTCGTAATCCAGGAATATTTCATTGGCGTGCTGGTGGTGAAAAACATATAAATGATCCAGTAAGTATTGCAAATCTTCAAGAATcagtatcatcaaaaaatcaaaatgcaTATGAAAATTATCGTAAATCAACAATGgaagcaattaaaaattgtacattACGTGGACAATTAGAATTatgtaaagataaaaaaccaGTACCAATTGAAGAAGTTGAAGCATCATCTGATATTGTTAAACGTTTTGTAACTGGTGCAATGAGTTTTGGTAGTATATCATTAGAGGCACATAGTACACTTGCAATTGCAATGAATAAAATTGGTGGTAAATCAAATACTGGTGAAGGTGGTGAAAATGCTGATAGATATTTAAATCAAGATCCAGATTTTAATAAACGttcatcaataaaacaaattgcTAGTGGTAGATTTGGTGTAACATCATCATATCTTGCAAATGCTGatgatttacaaattaaaatggcACAAGGAGCTAAACCAGGTGAAGGTGGTGAATTACCTGGCTATAAAGTAACACCAGATATTGCAGCAACACGTCATTCAGTACCAGGTGTTGGTCTTATTTCACCACCACCACATCatgatatatattcaattgaagATTTAGCTGAacttatttatgatttaaaatgtGCAAATCCAAATGCTCGTATATCAGTTAAGCTTGTATCAGAagttggtgttggtgttgttgcATCTGGTGTTGCTAAAGGTAAAGCTGAACATGTTGTTATATCTGGTCATGATGGTGGTACTGGTGCAAGTAGTTGGACTGGTATTAAATCAGCTGGTTTACCATGGGAACTTGGTGTTGCTGAGACACAtcaaattttaacattaaataatttacgttCAAGAATGATTGTACAAGCTGATGGACAATTACGTACTGGTTTTGATGTTATTGTTGCAGCTTTACTTGGTGCTGATGAATTTGGTTTTAGTACAGCACCACTTATTGCTATGGGTTGTACAATGATGCGtaaatgtcatttaaataCATGTCCAGTTGGTATTGCAACACAAGATccaatattaagaaaaaaatttgaaggtAAACCAGAacatgttattaattttttctttatgctTGCTGAAGAAATACGTGGTCATATGGCAAATTTAGGTATACGTAAATTTCAAGATTTAATTGGACGTActgatttattaaaagtacgtgatgatattaatattgaaaaagcaaAATTACTTGATCTTGCAAATGTACTTAGAAGTGCACTTGAATTACGTCCAGGTGTTAATATTAAAGGTGGTTCAGTTAAACAAGATTTTCAATTAGAAAATCGTCCAGATAATGTACTTATTGAAGaagctaaattaattataaatggtaaacaaaaaattgttaatattgaaatgacaattaataatgaaacacGTGCATTTGGTTCAACATTAAGttattatatatcaaaagAATGTGGTGAAATTGGTTTACCagataaaagtataaatattaaattaaaaggtTCTGCTGGACAGAGTTTTTGTGCATTTTTAACAAATGGTATACATGTTACACTTGAAGGTGATGCTAATGATTATGTTGGTAAAGGTCTTTGTGGTGgtgaaattgttatttatccACCAAAAGAATCTGAATTTAATTCTGAAGCAAATGTTATTGTTGGTAATGTTTGTTTATATGGTGCAACATCTGGTAAAGCATATTTTCGTGGTATTGCTGCTGAAAGATTTAGTGTACGTAATAGTGGtgcaattgttgttgttgaaggTGTTGGTGATCATGGTTGTGAATATATGACTGGTGGTTGTGCTGTTATACTTGGTTTAACTGGACGTAATTTTGCTGCTGGTATGTCTGGTGGTATTGCATATGtacttgatgttgatggttcatttaaaagtaaatgtaATCCTGAAACAGTTGAACTATTGTCACTTGATAAACCACAAGATATTGATTatgttaaatcattattagaagaatttgttgaaaaaactGATTCACTTATTGCTAAAGAATTATTAGAAACATGGCCTGAACCAACAACACGTTTTGTTAAAGTATTCCCATATGAATATCAACGTGCACTTGAATTGGctgaagaaaatttaaaaaataataataatattacaaatggCAATGGTAATGGTAATGGTAATGGTATTATTAATGGTGATAATGAATCACCAATTAAAGATATTGAAGAATCAATTGAAGATGCTGAACTTGCACAACgtaaattagataaaataaaaggttTTATGAAATACAAAAGACATACAGCAAATTATAGACCAGTTGAACAACGTCTTGATGATTggaatgaaatatataatttccaAGGTGTACGTAAAGGTCTTAAAGTACAAGCAGCAAGATGTATGGAATGTGGTGTACCATTTTGTCAAAGTAGTCATGGTTGTCCACTTGGTAATATTATACCAAAATGGAATGATCttatatttcattcaaattgGCAAGAAGCACttaatcaattattacaaacaaataattttccagAATTTACTGGACGTGTTTGTCCAGCACCATGTGAAGGTGCATGTGTATTAGGTATATCAGAACCACCagtaacaattaaaaatattgaatgtgCTATTATTGATCATGCATATGAACAAGGTTGGATAATACCACGTCCACCATTATCAAGAACTGGTAAATGTATTGCTATTATTGGTTCTGGACCAGCTGGTCTTGCTGCAGcacatcaattaaataaagctGGACATGTTGTTCATGTTTATGAAAGAAATGATAGAATTGGTGGTTTATTACAATATGGCATTCCAACAATGAAATTATCAAAACAAGTTGTACAAAGACGTGTATCATTAATGGCTGCTGAaggtattatatttaaaactgGTATTGATATtggtaaaacaattaaaattgaacaattaaaaaatgaatttgatgCTGTATTATTATGTACTGGTGCAACATGGCCACGTGATTTACCAATACCAGGTAGAAATTTAGATGGTATACATTTTGCTGTTAGTTTTCTTGAACAttggcaaaaaaaacaaatgggtAATGATGCACCACTTGATATGAAATTAATGGctaaagataaaaatgttattattattggtggtggtgataCTGGTTGTGATTGTATTGCAACATCATTAAGACAAGGtgctaaaaatataacaacatttgaaatattacCAGAACCACCAATTAAAAGATCTAATGAAAATCCATGGCCACAATTTCCACGAGTATTTAAAGTTGATTATGGACATGAAGAAGTTAAATTAAGATTTGGTGAAGATCCAAGACAATTTAGTACATTGagtaaagaatttttaaatgatggtAATGGACATGTTAGTGGTATTAAAACAGTTACTGTTGAATGGACCAAAGATGAAGCTGGACGATGGAAAATGACTGAAATTGAAGGATccgaaaaaatatacaagtgtGATCTAGTCTTACTTGCTATGGGATTTTTGGgacctgaaaaatatattgctgaTGAACTTAAGACTAAAATGGATGGTCGTGGTAATTACGAAACATCTGTTGGCAAATACTCGACGAGTGTTGATGGAATATATGCTGCTGgag atTGCAGAAGAGGACAATCACTTGTTGTTTGGGCGATATCTGAAGGACGTCAAGCAGCATGTGAAATTGACCAAGCACTTATGGGTCGAACTACATTACCTGGACCTGGTGGAATTATTGCTAACGTTCTCACATAA